The following coding sequences lie in one Lolium perenne isolate Kyuss_39 chromosome 2, Kyuss_2.0, whole genome shotgun sequence genomic window:
- the LOC127335160 gene encoding plant UBX domain-containing protein 4: MSSSNGNAGKKPAPSGGRGGIRTLADINRGPAGFPGAGGSGSDSDEPQEYYTGGEKSGMIVQDPTKRNNVDSIFEQARVMGAQQVPLPSFDDQSSSSRSFTGTGRLLSGDVQTAPSVPEPPQDVLHNIHFWNNGFTIDDGPLRGYDDPENADFIESIKKSQCPQELEPADRRTSVHVNVIKRYADYEEPARPRSSFQGVGRTLGGSSTDDSPAPTPVTQEPNSAPRSISFVVDDSQPFTSIQLRLADGTRMVARFNLHHTVADIRGFIDASRPGAARPYQLQTGFPPKLLTDSTQTVEQAGLKNSVIMQKM; the protein is encoded by the exons ATGAGCTCCTCCAACGGCAACGCCGGGAAGAAACCGGCGCCGTCCGGCGGGCGCGGGGGCATCCGCACCCTCGCCGACATCAACCGCGGCCCCGCCGGGTTCCCCGGCgcgggcggcagcggcagcgactCCGACGAGCCCCAGGAGTACTACACCGGCGGCGAGAAGAG TGGGATGATTGTTCAAGATCCAACAAAGAGAAATAATGTGGACTCAATCTTTGAACAAGCGAGAGTAATGGGTGCTCAGCAAGTTCCACTGCCTTCTTTTGATGACCAATCTTCCAGCTCAAGAAGCTTTACAGGAACGGGTCGACTGCTTTCTGGGGATGTACAGACTGCACCATCTGTTCCCGAACCACCTCAGGATGTGCTTCACAATATACATTTCTGGAACAATGGATTCACAATTGATGATGGCCCACTAAGAGGCTATGATGACCCTGAAAATGCAGACTTCATTGAG AGCATCAAGAAGTCGCAGTGCCCCCAGGAGCTGGAACCTGCTGATCGAAGGACATCAGTTCATGTGAACGTTATAAAACGATATGCAGATTATGAG GAACCTGCAAGGCCTCGATCATCTTTCCAGGGTGTTGGGAGAACCCTTGGTGGATCTTCAACTGATGATAGTCCAGCACCAACTCCTGTCACGCAAGAGCCCAACAGTGCTCCCAGGTCAATTAGCTTTGTTGTGGATGACTCGCAGCCGTTTACATCCATACAGCTAAGGTTGGCGGATGGCACTCGCATGGTCGCCAGGTTTAACCTTCACCACACTGTGGCCGACATCAGGGGTTTCATCGATGCATCCCGGCCAGGAGCTGCTCGGCCCTATCAGTTGCAAACTGGCTTCCCTCCAAAGCTGCTGACTGACTCTACGCAGACTGTTGAGCAAGCTGGTCTTAAGAACTCCGTTATCATGCAGAAGATGTAG
- the LOC127330486 gene encoding protein NRT1/ PTR FAMILY 6.4, translating to MVENSSIPLLPNGPTNKHDNGGQGLAIVRSLIQQLGPPSLKVEIVRPRMEVDGRNANPTFHHPPKALGVAAMGEKVSVGVCIDNGSDDGLVVDFKGKPVDKSRAGGWLGAGLILGTELAERVCVVGISMNLVTYLTGEMHLSSAKSANIVTNFMGTLNLLALLGGFLADAKLGRYITIAISATITAVGTSLLAASTAVPPRCIMAAAGCVAATGGKPAMLYSALYTIAAGAGGLKANVSGFGSDQFDARDPREERAMTFFFNRFYFSISLGSLFAVTVLVYVQDNVGRGWGYGVPAAVMVAAVVVLAAGTPRYRYRRPQGSPLTVIGRVLWAARRNRRLPCPADASELHGFHEAKVPHTDMLRCLDKAAIVEADLAMAAASPGLTVTDVEEVKMVVQLLPIWSTCIFFWTIYSQMATFSIQQAEQMDRRVGGGGFVVPAGSLSVFLVLSVLLFTSLNERLLVPLAGRLTRHPHGLTSLQRVAAGLVLATLAMAVSALVEKKRRDASTGGGTVSAFWLVLQFFLVGAGEAFAYVGQLEFFIREAPERMKSMSTGLFLSTLAMGFFLSSFLVLAVDAATRGAWIRGRLDDGRLDLFYLMLALLGVANFVVFLVFASRHQYKRTMSDAGDAAGTV from the exons ATGGTTGAAAATTCTAGCATTCCGCTCCTTCCAAATGGTCCAACTAACAAGCATGATAATGGAGGACAAGGCCTTGCGATTGTCCGAAGCCTCATTCAACAACTTGGACCACCATCCCTCAAGGTTGAGATCGTCCGTCCACGCATGGAGGTGGATGGAAGGAATGCCAATCCAACTTTTCACCATCCCCCAAAGGCACTTGGAGTAGCGGCAATGGGAGAGAAG GTTTCTGTCGGCGTCTGCATCGACAATGGCAGCGACGATGGCCTGGTGGTGGATTTCAAGGGCAAACCGGTGGACAAGTCCCGCGCCGGGGGATGGCTCGGAGCCGGCCTCATCCTGG GCACGGAGCTTGCGGAGCGGGTGTGCGTGGTGGGCATCTCGATGAACCTGGTGACGTACCTCACCGGCGAAATGCACCTCTCCAGCGCCAAGTCGGCCAACATCGTCACCAACTTCATGGGCACGCTCAACCTCCTCGCCCTCCTCGGCGGCTTCCTCGCAGACGCCAAGCTCGGCCGCTACATCACCATCGCCATCTCCGCAACCATCACCGCCGTG GGTACGAGCCTGCTAGCGGCGAGCACGGCGGTGCCTCCACGGTGCATCATGGCGGCGGCCGGCTGCGTTGCGGCGACCGGCGGGAAGCCGGCGATGCTGTACTCGGCACTGTACACGATCGCGGCGGGCGCCGGCGGGCTGAAGGCGAACGTGTCCGGGTTCGGCTCGGACCAGTTCGACGCTCGCGACCCTCGGGAGGAGCGGGCCATGACGTTCTTCTTCAACCGCTTCTACTTCAGCATCAGCCTCGGCTCGCTGTTCGCGGTCACCGTGCTGGTGTATGTACAGGACAACGTCGGCCGGGGCTGGGGGTACGGCGTGCCGGCCGCTGTGATGGTCGCTGCCGTGGTGGTGCTCGCGGCCGGCACACCGCGGTACCGGTACAGGAGGCCCCAGGGGAGCCCGCTGACGGTGATCGGCCGTGTGCTGTGGGCGGCGAGGCGGAACCGGAGACTGCCGTGCCCGGCGGATGCCAGCGAGCTCCACGGCTTCCACGAGGCCAAGGTGCCACACACGGATATGCTTAG GTGTCTGGACAAAGCAGCCATCGTGGAGGCtgacctcgcgatggcggcggcgtcaccGGGCCTGAcggtgacggatgtggaggaggtGAAGATGGTCGTGCAGCTTCTCCCCATTTGGTCCACGTGCATATTCTTTTGGACCATCTATTCCCAGATGGCCACCTTCTCCATACAGCAGGCCGAGCAGATGGACCgccgcgtcggcggcggcggcttcgtcGTGCCAGCGGGGTCCCTCTCCGTCTTCCTCGTCCTCTCCGTCCTCCTCTTCACCTCGCTCAACGAGCGCCTCCTGGTGCCTCTTGCAGGCCGCCTGACGCGGCACCCCCACGGTCTGACCTCCCTCCAGCGCGTGGCCGCGGGGCTCGTGCTCGCCACGCTCGCCATGGCCGTCTCGGCCCTCGTCGAGAAGAAGCGCAGGGACGCGTCCACGGGCGGCGGCACCGTCAGCGCATTCTGGCTGGTGCTCCAGTTCTTCCTGGTCGGCGCCGGCGAGGCGTTCGCGTACGTGGGGCAGCTGGAGTTCTTCATCCGGGAGGCCCCCGAGCGGATGAAGTCCATGAGCACGGGCCTGTTCCTGTCGACGCTGGCCATGGGTTTCTTCCTCAGCAGTTTCCTCGTGCTCGCCGTCGACGCCGCCACGAGGGGCGCGTGGATACGGGGACGCCTTGACGACGGCCGGCTGGACCTCTTCTACTTGATGCTCGCGCTGCTCGGTGTGGCCAACTTCGTGGTGTTCTTGGTGTTCGCCAGTCGGCACCAGTACAAGCGCACAATGTCGGACGCCGGGGATGCGGCTGGGACTGTATAG